A genomic segment from Truepera sp. encodes:
- a CDS encoding ABC transporter substrate-binding protein, translating to MHQTIRRPSGAWWRNRIALLALAMSLGLLATGRATAQDEVRVYAVINEDDVRMLADMFTAETGIKVSYLRASTGELVSRVIAEAGAPQADVLLGGPSAQHIAIEETGALAVYHPAAAAALPAYAVSPEGYWTGFYLTALGIGVNLERFHQLFPDTPLPATWDDLLNPVFKGEIVMTDPVSSSTAYLFLQDQLQRLGWDAGWAYLEKLAPLVGQFPASGGAPPQLVGTGEYALGVAYVHALIRYRHDGFPITTIVPPGTAGEVGAVSIIKGGPNPDNARRFVDFVLSAKAEEAFAAQSFTTPLNPDAPLPEGATSFADYDYIDYDAELAGEQRDEVLLRWQQVVD from the coding sequence ATGCACCAGACGATCAGACGACCTTCGGGAGCGTGGTGGCGTAACCGGATAGCCCTGCTGGCCCTGGCGATGAGCTTGGGCCTGCTCGCAACCGGACGGGCGACCGCCCAGGACGAAGTGCGCGTTTATGCCGTCATCAACGAGGACGACGTGCGCATGTTGGCCGACATGTTCACGGCGGAAACGGGTATCAAGGTCAGTTACCTGCGGGCCTCCACCGGTGAGCTGGTCAGCCGCGTGATCGCGGAGGCCGGCGCGCCGCAGGCCGACGTGCTGTTGGGCGGCCCGAGCGCGCAGCACATCGCCATCGAGGAGACCGGTGCCCTGGCCGTCTACCACCCCGCGGCCGCCGCTGCCCTGCCCGCCTATGCAGTCAGCCCCGAGGGTTACTGGACGGGCTTCTACCTCACGGCCCTCGGGATAGGCGTCAACCTGGAGCGCTTCCACCAGCTCTTCCCCGACACGCCGCTCCCCGCCACCTGGGACGACCTCCTCAACCCCGTGTTCAAGGGCGAGATCGTCATGACCGATCCGGTCTCTTCCTCGACTGCCTACCTCTTCTTACAGGACCAGTTGCAGAGGCTGGGCTGGGACGCCGGGTGGGCTTACCTCGAGAAGCTCGCGCCGTTGGTGGGCCAGTTCCCCGCCAGTGGCGGAGCGCCGCCGCAGTTGGTCGGGACGGGTGAGTACGCACTGGGCGTTGCCTACGTGCACGCCCTGATCCGTTACCGTCACGACGGCTTCCCGATTACCACCATCGTGCCGCCCGGCACCGCCGGCGAAGTTGGGGCCGTATCGATAATCAAGGGCGGCCCGAACCCCGACAACGCGCGGCGCTTCGTCGACTTCGTCCTCTCTGCCAAGGCCGAGGAGGCGTTCGCGGCGCAGTCGTTCACCACGCCCCTCAACCCCGACGCGCCCCTGCCCGAGGGGGCCACGAGCTTCGCCGACTACGACTACATCGACTACGACGCGGAGCTGGCGGGCGAGCAGCGCGACGAGGTGCTGCTCCGCTGGCAGCAAGTGGTCGATTGA